From Ancylothrix sp. D3o, one genomic window encodes:
- a CDS encoding ParA family protein: MTILILVVYIYAMITVAIASLSGGQGKTTASLFLSRRLASLGYPTLVIDADPQHNLTTYLGLELRPNQPTLIEVLKKSVPIVEGIYPVENSDNLFLIPSDEGLDAAGDYLASSGVGATLLLHRLEQVASVFKFCIIDAPPQRSQICLTAIGAALALIIPAEASVKGYGSLVRTLDLLNTMQDLKATNAQLLGVLPFRDRWIGNTQTSESRLAIDGMKEEVGSESILPSIRESEQYKKAINRRKTLTELGHSSLEYPFEIIVDKIQKL, from the coding sequence TTGACAATACTAATTTTAGTGGTTTATATTTATGCAATGATCACAGTCGCCATCGCATCCCTATCAGGGGGGCAAGGCAAGACAACCGCATCTTTATTCCTTAGCCGCCGGCTGGCGAGCCTGGGATATCCCACTTTGGTTATCGATGCCGACCCCCAGCACAATTTAACGACCTATCTGGGACTGGAACTAAGACCCAACCAGCCCACACTAATAGAAGTCCTCAAAAAGTCCGTCCCTATCGTTGAGGGCATCTATCCCGTTGAAAACAGCGACAACTTATTTCTAATTCCCTCTGATGAAGGGCTAGATGCCGCCGGTGACTACCTTGCAAGCTCTGGTGTTGGGGCCACCCTATTGCTACATCGTCTTGAACAAGTGGCCAGCGTCTTCAAATTTTGCATTATTGATGCTCCCCCGCAACGTTCACAGATTTGTCTAACAGCAATCGGTGCAGCTTTAGCCCTCATCATACCTGCCGAAGCTTCAGTCAAAGGCTACGGTTCCCTGGTACGGACACTCGACCTGCTCAATACTATGCAGGATCTCAAAGCAACAAATGCTCAACTTTTGGGAGTGCTACCTTTTCGAGATCGCTGGATTGGCAACACCCAAACCTCAGAAAGCCGGCTTGCCATAGATGGCATGAAAGAGGAAGTAGGAAGCGAATCAATTCTTCCCTCTATAAGAGAGTCAGAGCAGTATAAAAAAGCCATAAACAGAAGAAAAACTCTGACTGAATTAGGGCATTCTTCCTTGGAATATCCCTTTGAAATTATCGTTGACAAAATCCAGAAACTTTAG
- a CDS encoding fertility inhibition FinO-like protein produces MYYNQKIDSVQKQEQLCSQAVSIQSNLFGESMATAGKLELTIKINEFPDDVKTVENNWKQFEVDCDGKIITITVKPKVFKKLEDAQANYPMWVAAIAGKMGEATPNGFVLAEPAIQVFEKKPKEPKSASEAVATPN; encoded by the coding sequence GTGTATTATAATCAAAAAATAGATAGCGTTCAAAAGCAAGAGCAACTATGCTCACAAGCAGTTTCAATTCAATCAAATTTATTCGGTGAATCTATGGCAACAGCAGGTAAGTTAGAATTGACCATTAAGATTAACGAGTTTCCCGACGATGTAAAGACAGTCGAGAACAACTGGAAGCAGTTTGAAGTAGATTGTGACGGTAAGATAATAACAATCACAGTCAAGCCGAAAGTGTTTAAGAAGCTTGAAGACGCGCAGGCTAATTACCCGATGTGGGTAGCGGCGATTGCAGGCAAAATGGGAGAAGCTACCCCTAACGGTTTCGTTTTAGCAGAACCCGCTATACAAGTGTTTGAGAAAAAGCCAAAAGAACCAAAAAGCGCTTCAGAAGCTGTAGCGACGCCTAACTAA
- a CDS encoding cytochrome c oxidase subunit 3, with amino-acid sequence MAKIPDKGHVGVSATTLFLHFVDVIWVILFSLIYLWKA; translated from the coding sequence ATGGCTAAAATACCTGATAAAGGTCATGTTGGCGTGAGTGCAACTACTTTATTTTTGCATTTCGTTGATGTAATTTGGGTTATACTTTTTTCGCTTATTTATTTGTGGAAAGCTTAG